One stretch of Hemibagrus wyckioides isolate EC202008001 linkage group LG01, SWU_Hwy_1.0, whole genome shotgun sequence DNA includes these proteins:
- the LOC131353468 gene encoding myosin-7-like yields MVDALMEEFGPAAPFLRKSERERLEAQTRPFDMKRECFVPDPEVEYVKASVTSRDGDKVTVNTEFGKTVTVKECDVHPQNPPKFDKIEDMAMFTFLHEPAVLFNLKERYAAWMIYTYSGLFCVTVNPYKWLPVYNQEVVVAYRGKKRTEAPPHIFSISDNAYQYMLADRENQSILITGESGAGKTVNTKRVIQYFASIAATSGKKDPSLEKKGTLEDQIIQCNPALEAFGNAKTIRNDNSSRFGKFIRIHFGVSGKLASADIETYLLEKSRVTYQLKAERDYHIFYQILSQKKPELLEMLLITNNPYDYAYISQGETQVASINDAEELLATDEAFDVLGFTQEEKNGIYKLTGAIMHFGNMRFKQKQREEQAEADGTEDADKVAYLMGLNSADLLKGLCHPRVKVGNEWVTKGQNVQQVYYAIGALSKSVYEKMFLWMVVRINQSLDTKQPRQYFIGVLDIAGFEIFDFNTFEQLCINFTNEKLQQFFNHHMFVLEQEEYKKEGIEWEFIDFGMDLQACIELIEKPMGIMSILEEECMFPKASDATFKAKLYDNHLGKSANFQKPRIVKGKPEAHFALVHYAGTVDYNINNWLVKNKDPLNETVVGLFQKSTMKLLNNLFAGYAGADSTAESGKSGKGAKKKGSSFQTVSALHRENLNKLMTNLRSTHPHFVRCIIPNETKTPGAMENPLVMHQLRCNGVLEGIRICRKGFPNRILYGDFRQRYRILNPAAIPEGQFIDNKKGAEKLLGSLDIDHNQYKLGHTKVFFKAGLLGQLEEMRDDRLALILTGIQARARGLLSRVEFQKIVERRDAMLVIQWNVRAFMGVKNWPWMKLYFKIKPLLKSAEAEKEMANMKEEFTKLKEAYAKSEARRKELEEKMVTLLQEKNDLQLQVQSEQDNLADAEERCEGLIKNKIQLEAKSKELTERLEDEEEMNAELVAKKRKLEDECSELKKDIDDLELTLAKVEKEKHATENKVKNLTEEMAALDEIIAKLTKEKKALQEAHQQTLDDLQSEEDKVNTLTKAKAKLEQQVDDLEGSLEQEKKIRMDLERAKRKLEGDLKLTQENVMDLENDKQQMEERLKKKDFEISQLNSKIEDEQALAAQLQKKLKELQARIEELEEELEAERAARAKVEKQRADLARELEEISERLEEAGGATAAQIEMNKKREAEFQKLRRDLEEATLQHEATAATLRKKHADSVADLGEQIDNLQRVKQKLEKEKSELRLELDDVVSNMEQIVKSKANLEKMCRTLEDQMSEFRTKAEEGQRTINDFSMQKAKLQTENGELSRQLEEKDSLVSQLTRGKQSYTQQIEDLKRQLEEEVKAKNALAHAVQSARHDSDLLREQYEEEQEAKAELQRSLSKANSEVAQWRTKYETDAIQRTEELEDAKKKLAQRLQDAEEAVEAVNAKCSSLEKTKHRLQNEIEDLMVDVERSNAAAAALDKKQRNFDKVLAEWKQKYEESQSELESSQKDARSLSTELFKLKNSYEESLDHLETMKRENKNLQEEISDLTEQLGESGKSIHELEKVRKQLEQEKAEIQSALEEAEGSLEHEEGKILRAQLEFNQVKADIERKLAEKDEEMEQAKRNQQRVVDTLQSSLESETRSRNEALRIKKKMEGDLNEMEIQLSQANRQAAEAQKQLKSLHGHMKDSQMQLDDALRANDDLKENIAIVERRNNLLQAELDELRSLVEQTERGRKLAEQELLDVSERVQLLHSQNTSLLNQKKKLESDLSQIQTEVEEAVQECRNAEEKAKKAITDAAMMAEELKKEQDTSAHLERMKKNMEQTIKDLQHRLDEAEQIAMKGGKKQVQKLEARVRELEAEVEMEQRKASDSVKGVRKYERRIKELTYQTEEDRKNLSRLQDLVDKLQLKVKSYKRTSEEAEEQANANLTKLRKLQHELDEAEERADIAESQVNKMRAKSRDTGTKAS; encoded by the exons ATGGTAGACGCTTTAATGGAGGAATTTGGTCCCGCCGCACCTTTTCTGCGCAAGTCGGAAAGGGAGCGACTAGAAGCCCAGACTCGTCCTTTTGACATGAAACGGGAATGCTTTGTGCCAGATCCTGAAGTCGAGTATGTCAAGGCCTCTGTCACCAGCCGTGATGGAGACAAAGTCACAGTCAATACTGAGTTTGGAAAG ACTGTGACTGTGAAGGAGTGTGATGTTCACCCTCAGAACCCGCCGAAGTTCGATAAAATTGAGGACATGGCGATGTTCACCTTCCTGCATGAACCTGCTGTGCTGTTTAACCTCAAAGAGCGTTATGCAGCCTGGATGATCTAC ACCTACTCAGGACTCTTCTGTGTAACTGTCAACCCCTATAAGTGGCTGCCAGTGTACAACCAGGAAGTTGTGGTTGCCTACAGAGGCAAGAAGAGGACTGAAGCTCCTCCTCACATCTTCTCCATTTCTGATAACGCCTACCAGTACATGTTGGCAG acagagagaaccAATCAATCCTGATCAC TGGAGAATCTGGTGCAGGAAAGACTGTCAACACCAAGAGAGTCATCCAGTACTTTGCTAGCATTGCAGCAACATCTGGAAAGAAAGATCCATCTTTGGAGAAAAAG GGTACCCTGGAGGATCAAATCATCCAGTGTAACCCTGCCCTGGAGGCCTTCGGTAATGCCAAGACCATCAGAAATGACAACTCATCTCGTTTT GGTAAATTCATTCGTATCCACTTTGGTGTCAGTGGAAAATTGGCCTCTGCTGACATTGAGACTT ATCTTCTGGAAAAGTCTCGTGTGACCTATCAGCTCAAGGCTGAGAGAGACTACCACATCTTCTACCAGATCCTGTCTCAAAAGAAACCAGAATTGCTGG AAATGTTGCTCATCACCAACAACCCCTATGACTATGCCTACATCTCCCAAGGAGAGACACAAGTGGCCTCTATTAATGATGCTGAGGAGCTCTTAGCCACTGAT GAAGCTTTTGATGTGCTGGGCTTTACCCAAGAAGAAAAGAATGGTATCTATAAACTGACTGGTGCCATCATGCACTTTGGTAACATGAGGTTCAAGCAAAAGCAGAGAGAGGAGCAGGCTGAGGCTGACGGCACTGAGG ATGCTGACAAAGTCGCGTATCTGATGGGCCTGAACTCTGCCGATCTGCTTAAGGGTTTGTGTCACCCAAGAGTCAAAGTTGGAAATGAGTGGGTCACCAAGGGGCAGAATGTCCAACAG GTGTACTATGCAATTGGTGCTCTTTCAAAATCAGTGTATGAGAAGATGTTCCTTTGGATGGTTGTGAGAATTAACCAGTCTCTGGACACCAAGCAGCCTCGCCAGTACTTCATTGGTGTGCTGGATATCGCTGGCTTTGAGATCTTTGAT TTCAACACCTTTGAGCAGCTGTGTATCAACTTTACTAATGAGAAGTTGCAGCAGTTTTTCAACCACCACATGTTTGTGCTGGAACAAGAAGAATACAAGAAAGAGGGTATTGAGTGGGAGTTCATTGACTTCGGCATGGACTTGCAGGCTTGTATTGAGCTTATTGAAAAG CCAATGGGTATCATGTCCATCCTTGAAGAGGAGTGCATGTTCCCCAAAGCCAGTGATGCCACATTCAAAGCTAAGCTTTATGACAATCACTTGGGCAAATCTGCTAACTTCCAGAAGCCCAGGATTGTGAAGGGTAAACCAGAGGCTCACTTTGCCCTGGTTCACTATGCTGGCACTGTTGACTACAACATTAACAACTGGCTGGTGAAGAACAAGGATCCACTTAATGAAACTGTTGTAGGACTTTTCCAAAAGTCCACTATGAAGCTGTTAAACAATCTTTTTGCTGGTTATGCTGGAGCTGACTCAA ctGCAGAATCCGGAAAGAGTGGGAAAGGTGCAAAAAAGAAGGGTTCTTCATTTCAGACTGTGTCTGCTCTCCATCGT GAGAACCTGAACAAGTTGATGACAAATTTGAGGTCCACACACCCACATTTTGTCCGTTGCATCATTCCCAATGAGACCAAGACTCCTGGGGCCATGGAGAATCCTCTTGTGATGCACCAGCTACGTTGTAATGGTGTGCTGGAAGGCATCAGAATCTGCAGAAAGGGCTTCCCCAACAGGATCCTGTATGGTGACTTCAGACAACG TTACCGTATTCTGAATCCTGCTGCTATTCCTGAGGGGCAGTTTATAGACAATAAGAAAGGTGCAGAAAAACTACTTGGCTCTCTGGACATTGACCACAACCAATATAAACTGGGACACACAAAG GTGTTCTTCAAGGCTGGTCTTCTGGGTCAACTTGAGGAGATGCGAGATGACCGCCTTGCACTCATCCTTACTGGTATTCAGGCCAGGGCTCGTGGTCTTCTGTCAAGGGTTGAATTTCAGAAGATTGTTGAGAGGAG GGACGCCATGTTGGTAATCCAGTGGAATGTCCGTGCCTTCATGGGTGTCAAGAATTGGCCCTGGATGAAGCTGTACTTCAAGATCAAACCTTTGCTGAAGTCAGCTGAGGCTGAGAAAGAAATGGCCAATATGAAAGAAGAATTCACAAAGTTGAAGGAGGCCTATGCTAAATCTGAAGCCCGCAGGAAAGAATTGGAAGAGAAAATGGTCACTCTTCTCCAAGAGAAGAATGACCTACAGCTCCAAGTCCAATCT GAACAAGATAACCTTGCTGATGCTGAGGAGCGATGTGAAGGTCTAATTAAGAACAAGATCCAACTTGAAGCTAAAAGCAAAGAGTTGACTGAGAGActggaggatgaagaggaaatGAATGCTGAGTTGGTTGCAAAGAAGAGAAAGCTGGAGGATGAATGCTCTGAACTGAAGAAAGACATTGATGATCTGGAGCTTACTCTGGCCAAagtggagaaagaaaaacatgctaCTGAAAATAAG GTTAAAAACCTGACTGAGGAAATGGCAGCTCTGGATGAAATCATCGCCAAGCTGACCAAGGAGAAAAAAGCTCTCCAGGAAGCTCATCAGCAAACACTGGATGATCTGCAGAGTGAGGAGGACAAAGTCAACACTCTGACCAAAGCCAAAGCTAAATTAGAGCAGCAAGTTGATGAT CTTGAGGGATCTCTcgaacaagaaaagaaaattcgAATGGACCTTGAGAGAGCCAAGAGAAAGCTTGAGGGTGACTTGAAGTTGACTCAAGAGAATGTCATGGATTTGGAAAATGACAAGCAGCAAATGGAGGAGAGGCTTAAGAA AAAAGACTTTGAGATCAGCCAGCTTAACAGTAAGATTGAGGATGAACAAGCTCTGGCAGCCCAACTTCAGAAGAAACTGAAGGAGCTGCag GCTCGTATTGAAGAGCTTGAGGAAGAGTTGGAGGCTGAGAGAGCTGCTCGTGCCAAGGTTGAGAAGCAAAGGGCAGATTTGGCTCGAGAACTGGAGGAGATCAGCGAGAGGCTGGAGGAGGCCGGTGGAGCCACAGCTGCCCAGATTGAAATGAACAAGAAGAGAGAGGCTGAGTTCCAGAAACTGCGCAGAGACCTTGAAGAGGCCACCCTGCAACATGAGGCCACTGCTGCAACTTTAAGAAAGAAACATGCTGACAGTGTAGCAGATCTGGGAGAGCAGATTGACAACCTTCAGAGAGTCAAGCAGAAGCTTGAGAAGGAGAAGAGTGAACTGAGACTGGAGCTGGACGATGTGGTCTCCAACATGGAGCAGATTGTTAAATCCAAG GCAAACCTGGAGAAAATGTGTAGAACCCTGGAAGACCAAATGAGTGAATTCCGTACCAAAGCTGAGGAAGGCCAGCGCACCATCAATGATTTTTCAATGCAGAAGGCAAAGCTTCAGACTGAAAATG GCGAGCTTTCCAGACAGCTGGAAGAAAAGGATTCACTGGTCTCTCAGCTGACAAGAGGGAAACAGTCCTACACCCAGCAGATTGAGGATCTCAAGAGACAGCTGGAAGAGGAAGTCAAG GCCAAGAACGCTCTGGCTCATGCAGTGCAGTCGGCTCGTCATGATTCTGACCTGCTCAGAGAGCAGTATGAAGAGGAGCAGGAGGCTAAGGCTGAGCTACAGCGCAGTCTCTCCAAAGCAAACTCTGAGGTAGCTCAGTGGAGAACCAAGTATGAAACTGATGCCATCCAGAGAACAGAAGAGCTGGAGGATGCAAA GAAGAAACTTGCTCAGCGTCTGCAAGATGCAGAGGAAGCTGTGGAAGCTGTAAATGCCAAATGTTCCTCTCTGGAGAAGACTAAACACAGACTGCAGAATGAGATTGAAGATCTTATGGTTGATGTGGAAAGGTccaatgctgctgctgctgctctggaCAAGAAGCAAAGGAACTTTGACAAG GTCCTGGCTGAGTGGAAGCAAAAGTATGAAGAGTCCCAGTCTGAGTTGGAAAGTTCTCAGAAAGACGCCAGATCTCTGAGCACTGAGCTCTTCAAACTGAAGAATTCCTATGAGGAGTCTTTGGACCATCTGGAGACCATGAAGAGGGAGAACAAGAACTTGCAAG AGGAAATTTCTGATCTCACTGAACAACTTGGTGAAAGTGGAAAGAGTATTCATGAGCTGGAAAAAGTAAGGAAACAGTTGGAGCAGGAGAAGGCTGAGATTCAGTCCGCTTTAGAAGAAGCTGAG GGATCTCTTGAGCATGAAGAGGGCAAAATCCTTAGAGCTCAACTGGAGTTCAACCAGGTGAAGGCTGACATTGAGCGTAAACTGGCAGAAAAGGATGAGGAAATGGAGCAGGCCAAGAGAAACCAACAAAGAGTGGTGGACACCCTGCAAAGCTCTCTAGAGTCTGAGACTCGCAGCAGAAATGAAGCCCTCAGAATTAAGAAGAAGATGGAGGGAGACTTAAATGAGATGGAGATCCAGCTTAGTCAGGCTAACAGGCAGGCTGCAGAGGCCCAGAAACAGCTGAAGAGCCTCCATGGACATATGAAG GATTCTCAAATGCAACTGGATGATGCTCTCCGTGCTAACGATGATCTCAAAGAGAACATTGCTATTGTGGAGAGACGCAACAATCTGCTGCAGGCTGAACTGGATGAACTGAGATCCCTGGTAGAGCAGACCGAGAGAGGCCGCAAACTGGCTGAGCAAGAACTGCTGGATGTCAGTGAGAGGGTTCAGCTACTGCACTCTCAG AACACTAGCTTGCTAAATCAGAAAAAGAAGCTGGAGAGTGACCTTTCCCAGATTCAAACTGAGGTAGAGGAAGCTGTCCAAGAGTGCAGGAATGCTGAGGAAAAAGCCAAAAAAGCCATCACTGATGCTGCCATGATGGCAGAAGAGCTGAAGAAGGAGCAGGACACCAGTGCTCACTTGGAGCGCATGAAGAAGAACATGGAGCAGACCATTAAAGACCTCCAGCATCGTCTGGATGAAGCTGAGCAAATTGCCATGAAAGGTGGCAAGAAGCAGGTCCAGAAGCTGGAGGCCagg gTCAGAGAGCTTGAAGCTGAAGTGGAGATGGAACAGAGAAAAGCCAGTGATTCTGTTAAGGGTGTCCGTAAATATGAGCGCCGCATTAAGGAGCTGACTTATCAG ACTGAAGAGGATCGTAAGAATCTGTCCCGTCTTCAGGACCTAGTAGACAAACTCCAGCTAAAAGTTAAATCCTACAAGAGAACTTCAGAGGAGGCA GAGGAACAAGCCAATGCCAATTTGACCAAATTACGCAAGCTGCAGCATGAGCTGGATGAGGCAGAGGAAAGAGCTGATATTGCAGAGTCTCAGGTTAATAAGATGAGGGCTAAGAGCCGTGACACAGGCACTAAGGCAAGTTAG